A section of the Euwallacea fornicatus isolate EFF26 chromosome 12, ASM4011564v1, whole genome shotgun sequence genome encodes:
- the Rbp gene encoding RIMS-binding protein 2 isoform X6 yields MDLELQLRAAEARRADLERQHQEALSVLAGCGPDTLEARQSRVRELDKKIALENVRCEELQLELSSATRTRGPTSAGLSGLTSNYSTGQHQPWSQSKGTEIEKIMAKIEQDNRILAELDHSRSTTLGQGLATSVSSHALGECSPPISPITMSHTTPNIYPTNTSLGGQHSYNAGVLSSTGTAYISNPASVGNYNTSTYNSLGQHYGTSKSLMGATGISSLGHHTIGIGASGMGQQSVLGTIGYSACSRNLNGHFSGTLIQPMSTLGGNVIGGASLPSSGLGTSIVPPTNYATSTIANTTFTNPLASSNPSRMLSQVSSYNNPSFSNPITSTLNQYSTLNQYSNPLPIVTTSYTNAVTFSNPLSSHFNSLGTSGMNIKLKAIDDVDLGQRRVATPVTPHPPPWTGTLGITDLRPRMLTDGLDSDWSGGATLGGIQTGDRSFLNGQQVPDGQVDMLDIPGKGRCSVYIARFSYEPEPESEEELSIVAGDYLLVWGEPMGPGGYLDAELLDGRRGLVPAHFVQRLIGDDLLEFHQAVLSTLREEEINQENFAADVARLNELAEIAEQQEDDNSGPEGEAVPAPRQLTLERQLNKSVLISWTAPENVGPNQIESYHVYVDGVLKATVKATERTRALVEGVDSNRPHRISVRSVTANRRTSRDAACTMIIGRDTHQLGPSAVRASNITSTSAVISWLPANSNHQHVVCVNNVEVRTVKPGVYRHTITGLAPNTQYRVTVRAKHHRSAQNVANLAEELPMPAAAHTDFRTLPKGLPDPPSDILVEPGPQDGTLLVTWHPITTPHHPGSSITGYAVYADGKKVTDVDSPTGDHALIDISKLLGLNPRHVTVRTKARDSQSTDSVPTAIPVSVLRGGPARRQQPHSAVMPAHLRQQMPRSQQPGQQVIEPDENLSDKEIFPNSQVHRQQQSGIPSIAPRSLTEITKENYDPNMSEDELDSRNRRFNRNQPRQVQNPGQPQQNVQGVAGQTSQQYYPGGQQVVQNQRQNQIMRNQQPVMRPSPNNPQSKMRDQNTKPKYFVALFDYDPATMSPNPDACDEELPFSEGDTIKVWGEKDADGFYWGECRGRRGFVPHNMVMELDNHSNQALQQHNNQSLQQPMNQSVRRMVALYDYDPQELSPNVDAEQVELSFTTGQIITVFGEMDEDGFYNAEIDGVRGLVPSNFLADAPDQFGAGGPNQGQPRGDNFAGRNQPQPRGVGPGARGPPPPPRENQMRGAVSGTQNRGKDACHLLYSSSQLDSSFNNTQASMSNTNNTSTEHQQGRLRGMLRPGPGNQSQMQTTQPNQSQPFGQPISQNTSMGGLFSSITGSGQSQPINQQTYGQTNPQNQRIQHKGVPQVLPTVGGMASSGVQPQPGAGGVPGGPNLMQKLNEITAPGGDILSKGKELIFMKFGLGGK; encoded by the exons ATGGACCTCGAACTCCAATTGAGGGCGGCCGAGGCACGTCGAGCGGATCTGGAAAGACAACATCAGGAGGCCCTCAGCGTGCTGGCAGGTTGCGGTCCAGACACGTTAGAAGCCCGCCAATCGAGGGTCAGGGAGCTggacaaaaaaattgctctGGAAAATGTCAG ATGCGAAGAACTCCAGCTTGAGCTGAGTTCCGCCACACGTACCCGGGGCCCAACTTCCGCCGGTTTGTCAGGCCTCACCTCGAACTACTCTACTGGGCAGCACCAGCCTTGGTCCCAATCTAAAGGTACtgagattgaaaaaattatggcAAAAATAGAGCAGGATAACAGAATATTAGCTGAGTTAGACCATAGTCGCAGTACTACACTAG GTCAAGGACTGGCAACAAGTGTCAGTTCTCATGCTTTAGGAGAATGTAGCCCGCCAATTTCACCGATAACTATGTCGCATACTACTCCGAACATTTATCCGACCAATACGTCGCTAGGCGGTCAGCATAGCTACAATGCAG GAGTTCTTTCGAGTACTGGTACTGCGTACATCTCGAATCCTGCGAGCGTTGGCAACTACAACACTTCCACGTACAACAGCCTGGGGCAGCACTATGGTACTAGTAAATCTTTGATGGGGGCCACGGGGATTAGTAGTCTTGGGCATCATACTATAGGCATTGGCGCTAGTGGGATGGGACAGCAATCGGTTTTAGGTACTATCGGGTACTCGGCTTGCTCGAGGAACTTAAACGGGCATTTTTCAGGAACATTGATCCAGCCTATGTCGACCTTAGGGGGTAACGTCATCGGGGGAGCTTCGCTTCCATCCTCTGGTTTAGGAACTTCCATTGTACCTCCCACGAATTACGCCACTAGCACCATAGCAAATACTACCTTCACCAATCCGTTGGCGTCCTCTAATCCTAGCAGAATGTTAA GTCAAGTGTCTTCTTACAATAACCCGTCGTTCAGCAACCCTATTACAAGTACTCTAAATCAGTACTCTACTCTGAATCAGTACTCCAATCCGCTTCCAATCGTCACCACCAGTTACACCAATGCGGTGACATTTTCCAACCCCTTAAGTTCCCATTTTAACAGCTTAGGGACTTCTGGCATGAATATTAAGTTGAAAGCTATCGATGACGTTGATTTGG GTCAACGAAGAGTGGCCACCCCCGTTACCCCACACCCTCCTCCTTGGACAGGGACGTTGGGTATTACTGACCTGCGCCCGCGCATGCTTACAGATGGCTTGGACTCGGATTGGAGCGGAGGGGCGACCCTTGGGGGCATCCAAACCGGTGACAGGAGCTTCTTGAATGGGCAGCAGGTTCCCGATGGCCAAGTCGATATGCTGGACATTCCAGGAAAAGGAAGATGTTCAGTGTATATTGCTAG GTTCTCCTACGAGCCCGAACCGGAGTCGGAAGAGGAATTGAGCATTGTGGCAGGAGATTATTTGTTGGTGTGGGGGGAGCCTATGGGCCCTGGCGGGTACCTGGACGCGGAACTTCTAGATGGTCGGCGGGGATTGGTGCCTGCCCACTTCGTCCAGCGGCTGATTG GTGACGACCTTCTGGAGTTCCATCAGGCGGTGCTTTCCACATTGCGCGAGGAAGAAATCAACCAAGAGAACTTTGCTGCCGATGTGGCAAGGCTGAACGAACTGGCAGAGATAGCGGAACAGCAAGAAGATGATAACAGTGGCCCTGAAGGTGAGGCAG TGCCTGCTCCCAGGCAGCTAACCCTGGAACGACAGCTCAACAAGAGCGTTCTGATCAGCTGGACCGCTCCTGAGAATGTCGGTCCCAATCAGATCGAAAGTTACCACGTATACGTAGATGGAGTGCTCAAAGCTACAGTTAAAGCAACTGAGAGGACAAGAGCTTTAGTTGAGGGCGTCGATAGCAACAGA CCACATCGCATCAGCGTTCGCTCAGTGACAGCCAATCGACGTACCTCACGTGACGCAGCTTGTACCATGATCATAGGCCGAGACACACATCAATTAGGACCCAGTGCCGTGAGGGCTTCCAATATCACCTCAACCTCGGCGGTAATAAGTTGGTTACCGGCCAACTCAAATCATCAGCATGTGGTGTGCGTTAACAACGTGGAGGTCAGGACTGTGAAGCCGGGGGTGTACAGGCACACGATCACTG GTTTGGCCCCGAACACCCAGTACAGAGTGACTGTGCGGGCGAAGCACCACCGATCTGCGCAAAATGTGGCAAATTTAGCTGAGGAATTGCCCATGCCCGCAGCTGCGCATACGGATTTTAGGACGCTTCCGAAGGGGCTGCCCGACCCTCCTAGTGACATTTTAGTCGAGCCCG GGCCCCAGGACGGGACACTTTTAGTCACGTGGCATCCCATCACTACACCACACCACCCGGGTTCCAGCATCACCGGATACGCAGTATATGCTGACGGGAAGAAGGTGACAGACGTAGACAGCCCCACAG GCGACCACGCCCTGATAGATATCTCGAAGCTCCTGGGACTCAATCCCCGTCACGTGACAGTGCGCACTAAAGCTCGCGACAGTCAATCAACCGATAGCGTCCCCACAGCTATACCCGTGAGTGTGCTTCGAGGGGGCCCTGCCCGCAGGCAGCAGCCTCACAGCGCAGTGATGCCTGCCCATTTACGTCAGCAGATGCCTAGGAGTCAGCAGCCCGGGCAGCAA GTCATTGAGCCTGACGAAAACTTAAGTGATAAAGAGATCTTCCCAAATTCGCAGGTCCATAGGCAGCAGCAAAGTGGTATCCCCTCAATAG CTCCCCGATCGCTTACAGAAATAACGAAAGAAAATTACGACCCCAACATGTCTGAAGACGAACTGGATTCTAGAAACAGGAGATTCAATAGGAACCAGCCCAGGCAGGTCCAGAATCCTGGCCAGCCCCAGCAGAATGTGCAGGGGGTCGCGGGTCAGACTTCGCAACAGTATTATCCCGGTGGTCAGCAAG TGGTCCAAAATCAGCGCCAAAACCAGATAATGCGCAACCAGCAGCCCGTGATGCGTCCATCCCCCAACAACCCCCAGAGCAAGATGCGAGACCAAAACACcaaaccaaaatatttcgttGCTTTGTTTGACTACGATCCCGCCACCATGTCTCCGAACCCGGACGCTTGTGACGAGGAACTGCCCTTTTCCGAGGGTGACACCATTAAAGTGTGGGGTGAGAAAGACGCGGACGGGTTCTACTGGGGGGAGTGCCGAG GCAGGAGAGGGTTCGTGCCCCACAACATGGTAATGGAGCTCGACAACCACAGCAACCAAGCACTGCAGCAACACAACAATCAGTCTTTGCAACAACCAATGAATCAATCGGTGAGGCGAATGGTCGCACTGTACGATTACGACCCTCAGGAGCTGAGCCCTAACGTAGATGCGGAA CAGGTAGAGTTGAGCTTCACCACCGGGCAGATCATCACGGTCTTCGGGGAAATGGACGAAGACGGATTTTACAATGCCGAAATTGACGGGGTGCGAGGACTGGTACCTTCGAATTTCTTAGCAGACGCCCCTGACCAGTTCGGAGCGGGAGGTCCCAATCAAGGACAACCGAGAGGAG ATAACTTCGCAGGTAGGAACCAACCCCAGCCGCGGGGAGTTGGGCCTGGCGCCAGAGgccctcctcctcctcccaGGGAGAATCAGATGAGAGGGGCAGTCAGCGGCACGCAGAATCGAGGCAAAG ATGCCTGCCACCTGTTGTATAGCTCCTCTCAGTTAGACTCATCCTTCAACAACACTCAAGCATCGATGTCGAACACCAACAACACTTCTACCGAGCACCAACAG GGGAGGCTTCGAGGGATGCTGAGACCCGGGCCTGGTAACCAATCCCAAATGCAAACGACACAGCCCAACCAATCGCAGCCATTCGGCCAACCAATTTCCCAGAACACCTCGATGGGTGGGCTGTTCTCCAGCATCACAGGGTCCGGCCAATCGCAACCAATCAACCAACAGACTTACGGCCAGACGAACCCGCAGAACCAAAGGATACAGCATAAGGGGGTGCCCCAAGTCCTTCCTACCGTCGGAGGGATGGCTTCGAGCGGGGTGCAACCTCAACCAGGTGCCGGAGGCGTGCCAGGCGGTCCAAATTTAATGCAGAAGCTCAACGAAATTACCGCACCAGGTGGTGATATCTTGTCGAAGGGGAAGgaacttatttttatgaaatttggtttgGGGGGTAAATAA
- the Rbp gene encoding RIMS-binding protein 2 isoform X9: MDLELQLRAAEARRADLERQHQEALSVLAGCGPDTLEARQSRVRELDKKIALENVRCEELQLELSSATRTRGPTSAGLSGLTSNYSTGQHQPWSQSKGTEIEKIMAKIEQDNRILAELDHSRSTTLGQGLATSVSSHALGECSPPISPITMSHTTPNIYPTNTSLGGQHSYNAGVLSSTGTAYISNPASVGNYNTSTYNSLGQHYGTSKSLMGATGISSLGHHTIGIGASGMGQQSVLGTLIQPMSTLGGNVIGGASLPSSGLGTSIVPPTNYATSTIANTTFTNPLASSNPSRMLSQVSSYNNPSFSNPITSTLNQYSTLNQYSNPLPIVTTSYTNAVTFSNPLSSHFNSLGTSGMNIKLKAIDDVDLGQRRVATPVTPHPPPWTGTLGITDLRPRMLTDGLDSDWSGGATLGGIQTGDRSFLNGQQVPDGQVDMLDIPGKGRCSVYIARFSYEPEPESEEELSIVAGDYLLVWGEPMGPGGYLDAELLDGRRGLVPAHFVQRLIGDDLLEFHQAVLSTLREEEINQENFAADVARLNELAEIAEQQEDDNSGPEGEAADLLFSVLVPAPRQLTLERQLNKSVLISWTAPENVGPNQIESYHVYVDGVLKATVKATERTRALVEGVDSNRPHRISVRSVTANRRTSRDAACTMIIGRDTHQLGPSAVRASNITSTSAVISWLPANSNHQHVVCVNNVEVRTVKPGVYRHTITGLAPNTQYRVTVRAKHHRSAQNVANLAEELPMPAAAHTDFRTLPKGLPDPPSDILVEPGPQDGTLLVTWHPITTPHHPGSSITGYAVYADGKKVTDVDSPTGDHALIDISKLLGLNPRHVTVRTKARDSQSTDSVPTAIPVSVLRGGPARRQQPHSAVMPAHLRQQMPRSQQPGQQVIEPDENLSDKEIFPNSQVHRQQQSGIPSIAPRSLTEITKENYDPNMSEDELDSRNRRFNRNQPRQVQNPGQPQQNVQGVAGQTSQQYYPGGQQVVQNQRQNQIMRNQQPVMRPSPNNPQSKMRDQNTKPKYFVALFDYDPATMSPNPDACDEELPFSEGDTIKVWGEKDADGFYWGECRGRRGFVPHNMVMELDNHSNQALQQHNNQSLQQPMNQSVRRMVALYDYDPQELSPNVDAEQVELSFTTGQIITVFGEMDEDGFYNAEIDGVRGLVPSNFLADAPDQFGAGGPNQGQPRGDNFAGRNQPQPRGVGPGARGPPPPPRENQMRGAVSGTQNRGKDACHLLYSSSQLDSSFNNTQASMSNTNNTSTEHQQGRLRGMLRPGPGNQSQMQTTQPNQSQPFGQPISQNTSMGGLFSSITGSGQSQPINQQTYGQTNPQNQRIQHKGVPQVLPTVGGMASSGVQPQPGAGGVPGGPNLMQKLNEITAPGGDILSKGKELIFMKFGLGGK; this comes from the exons ATGGACCTCGAACTCCAATTGAGGGCGGCCGAGGCACGTCGAGCGGATCTGGAAAGACAACATCAGGAGGCCCTCAGCGTGCTGGCAGGTTGCGGTCCAGACACGTTAGAAGCCCGCCAATCGAGGGTCAGGGAGCTggacaaaaaaattgctctGGAAAATGTCAG ATGCGAAGAACTCCAGCTTGAGCTGAGTTCCGCCACACGTACCCGGGGCCCAACTTCCGCCGGTTTGTCAGGCCTCACCTCGAACTACTCTACTGGGCAGCACCAGCCTTGGTCCCAATCTAAAGGTACtgagattgaaaaaattatggcAAAAATAGAGCAGGATAACAGAATATTAGCTGAGTTAGACCATAGTCGCAGTACTACACTAG GTCAAGGACTGGCAACAAGTGTCAGTTCTCATGCTTTAGGAGAATGTAGCCCGCCAATTTCACCGATAACTATGTCGCATACTACTCCGAACATTTATCCGACCAATACGTCGCTAGGCGGTCAGCATAGCTACAATGCAG GAGTTCTTTCGAGTACTGGTACTGCGTACATCTCGAATCCTGCGAGCGTTGGCAACTACAACACTTCCACGTACAACAGCCTGGGGCAGCACTATGGTACTAGTAAATCTTTGATGGGGGCCACGGGGATTAGTAGTCTTGGGCATCATACTATAGGCATTGGCGCTAGTGGGATGGGACAGCAATCGGTTTTAG GAACATTGATCCAGCCTATGTCGACCTTAGGGGGTAACGTCATCGGGGGAGCTTCGCTTCCATCCTCTGGTTTAGGAACTTCCATTGTACCTCCCACGAATTACGCCACTAGCACCATAGCAAATACTACCTTCACCAATCCGTTGGCGTCCTCTAATCCTAGCAGAATGTTAA GTCAAGTGTCTTCTTACAATAACCCGTCGTTCAGCAACCCTATTACAAGTACTCTAAATCAGTACTCTACTCTGAATCAGTACTCCAATCCGCTTCCAATCGTCACCACCAGTTACACCAATGCGGTGACATTTTCCAACCCCTTAAGTTCCCATTTTAACAGCTTAGGGACTTCTGGCATGAATATTAAGTTGAAAGCTATCGATGACGTTGATTTGG GTCAACGAAGAGTGGCCACCCCCGTTACCCCACACCCTCCTCCTTGGACAGGGACGTTGGGTATTACTGACCTGCGCCCGCGCATGCTTACAGATGGCTTGGACTCGGATTGGAGCGGAGGGGCGACCCTTGGGGGCATCCAAACCGGTGACAGGAGCTTCTTGAATGGGCAGCAGGTTCCCGATGGCCAAGTCGATATGCTGGACATTCCAGGAAAAGGAAGATGTTCAGTGTATATTGCTAG GTTCTCCTACGAGCCCGAACCGGAGTCGGAAGAGGAATTGAGCATTGTGGCAGGAGATTATTTGTTGGTGTGGGGGGAGCCTATGGGCCCTGGCGGGTACCTGGACGCGGAACTTCTAGATGGTCGGCGGGGATTGGTGCCTGCCCACTTCGTCCAGCGGCTGATTG GTGACGACCTTCTGGAGTTCCATCAGGCGGTGCTTTCCACATTGCGCGAGGAAGAAATCAACCAAGAGAACTTTGCTGCCGATGTGGCAAGGCTGAACGAACTGGCAGAGATAGCGGAACAGCAAGAAGATGATAACAGTGGCCCTGAAGGTGAGGCAG CTGATCTGCTGTTTTCCGTACTAGTGCCTGCTCCCAGGCAGCTAACCCTGGAACGACAGCTCAACAAGAGCGTTCTGATCAGCTGGACCGCTCCTGAGAATGTCGGTCCCAATCAGATCGAAAGTTACCACGTATACGTAGATGGAGTGCTCAAAGCTACAGTTAAAGCAACTGAGAGGACAAGAGCTTTAGTTGAGGGCGTCGATAGCAACAGA CCACATCGCATCAGCGTTCGCTCAGTGACAGCCAATCGACGTACCTCACGTGACGCAGCTTGTACCATGATCATAGGCCGAGACACACATCAATTAGGACCCAGTGCCGTGAGGGCTTCCAATATCACCTCAACCTCGGCGGTAATAAGTTGGTTACCGGCCAACTCAAATCATCAGCATGTGGTGTGCGTTAACAACGTGGAGGTCAGGACTGTGAAGCCGGGGGTGTACAGGCACACGATCACTG GTTTGGCCCCGAACACCCAGTACAGAGTGACTGTGCGGGCGAAGCACCACCGATCTGCGCAAAATGTGGCAAATTTAGCTGAGGAATTGCCCATGCCCGCAGCTGCGCATACGGATTTTAGGACGCTTCCGAAGGGGCTGCCCGACCCTCCTAGTGACATTTTAGTCGAGCCCG GGCCCCAGGACGGGACACTTTTAGTCACGTGGCATCCCATCACTACACCACACCACCCGGGTTCCAGCATCACCGGATACGCAGTATATGCTGACGGGAAGAAGGTGACAGACGTAGACAGCCCCACAG GCGACCACGCCCTGATAGATATCTCGAAGCTCCTGGGACTCAATCCCCGTCACGTGACAGTGCGCACTAAAGCTCGCGACAGTCAATCAACCGATAGCGTCCCCACAGCTATACCCGTGAGTGTGCTTCGAGGGGGCCCTGCCCGCAGGCAGCAGCCTCACAGCGCAGTGATGCCTGCCCATTTACGTCAGCAGATGCCTAGGAGTCAGCAGCCCGGGCAGCAA GTCATTGAGCCTGACGAAAACTTAAGTGATAAAGAGATCTTCCCAAATTCGCAGGTCCATAGGCAGCAGCAAAGTGGTATCCCCTCAATAG CTCCCCGATCGCTTACAGAAATAACGAAAGAAAATTACGACCCCAACATGTCTGAAGACGAACTGGATTCTAGAAACAGGAGATTCAATAGGAACCAGCCCAGGCAGGTCCAGAATCCTGGCCAGCCCCAGCAGAATGTGCAGGGGGTCGCGGGTCAGACTTCGCAACAGTATTATCCCGGTGGTCAGCAAG TGGTCCAAAATCAGCGCCAAAACCAGATAATGCGCAACCAGCAGCCCGTGATGCGTCCATCCCCCAACAACCCCCAGAGCAAGATGCGAGACCAAAACACcaaaccaaaatatttcgttGCTTTGTTTGACTACGATCCCGCCACCATGTCTCCGAACCCGGACGCTTGTGACGAGGAACTGCCCTTTTCCGAGGGTGACACCATTAAAGTGTGGGGTGAGAAAGACGCGGACGGGTTCTACTGGGGGGAGTGCCGAG GCAGGAGAGGGTTCGTGCCCCACAACATGGTAATGGAGCTCGACAACCACAGCAACCAAGCACTGCAGCAACACAACAATCAGTCTTTGCAACAACCAATGAATCAATCGGTGAGGCGAATGGTCGCACTGTACGATTACGACCCTCAGGAGCTGAGCCCTAACGTAGATGCGGAA CAGGTAGAGTTGAGCTTCACCACCGGGCAGATCATCACGGTCTTCGGGGAAATGGACGAAGACGGATTTTACAATGCCGAAATTGACGGGGTGCGAGGACTGGTACCTTCGAATTTCTTAGCAGACGCCCCTGACCAGTTCGGAGCGGGAGGTCCCAATCAAGGACAACCGAGAGGAG ATAACTTCGCAGGTAGGAACCAACCCCAGCCGCGGGGAGTTGGGCCTGGCGCCAGAGgccctcctcctcctcccaGGGAGAATCAGATGAGAGGGGCAGTCAGCGGCACGCAGAATCGAGGCAAAG ATGCCTGCCACCTGTTGTATAGCTCCTCTCAGTTAGACTCATCCTTCAACAACACTCAAGCATCGATGTCGAACACCAACAACACTTCTACCGAGCACCAACAG GGGAGGCTTCGAGGGATGCTGAGACCCGGGCCTGGTAACCAATCCCAAATGCAAACGACACAGCCCAACCAATCGCAGCCATTCGGCCAACCAATTTCCCAGAACACCTCGATGGGTGGGCTGTTCTCCAGCATCACAGGGTCCGGCCAATCGCAACCAATCAACCAACAGACTTACGGCCAGACGAACCCGCAGAACCAAAGGATACAGCATAAGGGGGTGCCCCAAGTCCTTCCTACCGTCGGAGGGATGGCTTCGAGCGGGGTGCAACCTCAACCAGGTGCCGGAGGCGTGCCAGGCGGTCCAAATTTAATGCAGAAGCTCAACGAAATTACCGCACCAGGTGGTGATATCTTGTCGAAGGGGAAGgaacttatttttatgaaatttggtttgGGGGGTAAATAA